DNA from Massilia antarctica:
ATGTTACCCGGCGGTATGCTGGTGGCGGCGGTCTGGAAAGCGGTACGCGCCGTGCCGGAAGCGGCATCGGTCTGCGCGGCGGCGGCGACCGCCTGGTTGGTCATTTCCACCCCGTCCGAGCCGACGTACAGGTCCCATGAGCCGGGGCCGGTCTTGACATAGAAGGTCGACATCACGTGCGAATTGCCCAGGCTGTCGAACACGTCGATCGAAGTTTGCTTGTTGTAGGTTTCCGGATCGGCCGCATTGAAGGGCACGGTCTTGGGCAGGGCGCTGCGCGAATCGAGGTTGAGCTGGGTATCGACGCGGGTCGTTTCCAGCGGACTCATGTCGCTATTGTCGATCTTCAGCGGAATCGGCGAACCGGTCAGGATATTGCCGGTGCTGCTGACCCCATACCCGGTCAGCTTGGCGCCCTGGGCATTGACCACGAAACCGTTCTTGTCGAGCGAGAACTGGCCATTGCGCGAATACTGGACGTCGCCGTTGACATCGGTGCGGAAAAAGCCGGCGCCGTTGATGGCGATGTCGAGCGGGTTGTTCGAGCTTTCGATATTGCCCTGGGTGAACTGCTGGGCGATCTGCGCCACTTTCACGCCGATACCGGCCTGGTTGCCGCCGGCGCCGTTGAGCGAATTGGCGTACACGTCGGCAAACTGGGCCTGCGAACCCTTGAAACCGACGGTGCTGGCGTTGGCGATGTTATTGCCGATAACGTCGAGCGATTTGGCTGCGCCATTCAAGCCGCTAAGTCCTTGTTGAAACGACATGGTGTTTCTCCTAAATAGATTGAAGTAGTAGCGGCTTGCTTACAGAATTTGCTTGACGTCGGACATGGTCACGACGCCCCGCGAAGGCAGATTCAGTTTCACGCCATCCTTGGCGCTGGTGGTGACGCTGGCGACCGTGTCGAAGGACAGCGCCTTGGCATCCTTCAAGACTTCGCCACCGCGCTCGGCGACGACGCGAATCAGGTAATTGCCATCCTTGAGGGCGATCGGTTTCCCGGCCGCGTCGAGTTTGGTCGGATCGACCACGCCATCCCAGGCGATCGGCAAGGTGCCGGCCGGCTGCTGGCCGAGGTCGATAGTCTGGATATCCTTGCCGGTCGTCGGATCGGTGATGATCAGCTGCACCTTGTCGGCCGCGCTGCCCACCTCCACCCCCATGATGCCCTTGCCGCCGGCCAGGGTCACGCCATTGCCGGCCACCAGCACGCCGTGGCCGATCAGGTTGGCGGCCTGCATGCCTTCGGAAGCCTGGTAGCTCGACTTGAGCGTTTCCATGGTCGTGTTCAGCTTGTTGACTCCGGTCACCGTCGACAACTGGGCCAGCTGGCTGGTGATCTGGGCATTGTCGAGCGGATTCATCGGGTCCTGGTTCTTGAGCTGGGTAACCAGCAGGGTCATGAACTTGTCGGTATCGGCTTCGACGCTGCCTTCGGCCGCCTTGGGCTTCTTGGGATTGACGGCGTTGAGCAAGTCTTGCGACATCACGGGTGCATTCGAACTAACGGTTGCCATGGCGGTTTCTCAGGTTATTGACCGAGGGTCAAGGTTTTCATCAACAACGACTTGGCCGCGTTCATGGTTTCGACGTTGGTCTGGTAAGAACGGGAAGCCGACAGCATGTTGACCATCTCGTCGACCACGTTTACGTTCGGCATGGCCACATACCCTTTTTCGTCGGCCATCGGATGCTTGGGGTCGTACACCATCTTGAGCGGGGAAGGATCTTCGATCACTTCGCGCACCTTGACCCCGGTTCCGCCGCCGTCGGTCGGGACCGCCTCGAACACGACTTGCTTGGCGCGGTAGGCCTCGCCGCTGGCGCTGGTGGCGCTGTCGGCATTGGCCAGGTTGCTGGCGGTGGCATTGAGGCGCTGGGCCTGGGCGCTCATGGCCGAGCCGGATACATTGAAGATATTAAATAGCGACATGATTACTGGCCTCCCTGGATCGCCGCGATCATGCCGCGGATTTGCATATTGATCATCGTGACCCCGGCTTCGTAGCGCAGGGAGTTGTCGGCGAACTGGTTGCGCTC
Protein-coding regions in this window:
- the flgC gene encoding flagellar basal body rod protein FlgC — translated: MSLFNIFNVSGSAMSAQAQRLNATASNLANADSATSASGEAYRAKQVVFEAVPTDGGGTGVKVREVIEDPSPLKMVYDPKHPMADEKGYVAMPNVNVVDEMVNMLSASRSYQTNVETMNAAKSLLMKTLTLGQ
- a CDS encoding flagellar hook protein FlgE, which encodes MSFQQGLSGLNGAAKSLDVIGNNIANASTVGFKGSQAQFADVYANSLNGAGGNQAGIGVKVAQIAQQFTQGNIESSNNPLDIAINGAGFFRTDVNGDVQYSRNGQFSLDKNGFVVNAQGAKLTGYGVSSTGNILTGSPIPLKIDNSDMSPLETTRVDTQLNLDSRSALPKTVPFNAADPETYNKQTSIDVFDSLGNSHVMSTFYVKTGPGSWDLYVGSDGVEMTNQAVAAAAQTDAASGTARTAFQTAATSIPPGNMAAAAAAYATAAGAAVAAAAGTAGATAAQQTAITTAATSAGGIPGITPGEIDKLIAAAVKVPGVSVGHLNFDTNGVLSNAAMAPQTLPLQIDLPVFPLTGAQPTITMDLHFAGSTQYGDATEEKKSSQDGYTAGSLQRFSTGPDGTILGQYSNGESRPLGQVVLANFSNPNGLQPLGNNAWAQTPTSGAPLLGTPNSGSLGNLQSSAVENSNVDLTAELVNMITAQRVYQANAQTIKTQDSVLQTLVNLR
- a CDS encoding flagellar hook assembly protein FlgD is translated as MATVSSNAPVMSQDLLNAVNPKKPKAAEGSVEADTDKFMTLLVTQLKNQDPMNPLDNAQITSQLAQLSTVTGVNKLNTTMETLKSSYQASEGMQAANLIGHGVLVAGNGVTLAGGKGIMGVEVGSAADKVQLIITDPTTGKDIQTIDLGQQPAGTLPIAWDGVVDPTKLDAAGKPIALKDGNYLIRVVAERGGEVLKDAKALSFDTVASVTTSAKDGVKLNLPSRGVVTMSDVKQIL